A genomic window from Lycium barbarum isolate Lr01 chromosome 4, ASM1917538v2, whole genome shotgun sequence includes:
- the LOC132638812 gene encoding uncharacterized protein LOC132638812: MDGHGGTKVTGIGQIVRLKQLLQKWQNVTLSPTKEKNHSPKIGRIKSSNNRKNETYGGISPSISKRLRDSDEDNCQSPESPHGVPRGYLAVYVGPELRRFIIPTSYLSDPLFKVLLEKVEEEFGFDHSGGLTIPCEIETFKFLLQCMEKHQRCAPVDNHHNGSDAGIMA; this comes from the exons ATGGATGGTCATGGTGGAACCAAAGTGACAGGTATTGGACAAATTGTGAGACTCAAACAATTATTACAGAAATGGCAAAATGTCACACTTAGCCCTACTAAGGAAAAAAACCATAGCCCGAAAATCGGACGTATAAAATCATCCAATAATAGAAAAAACGAGACCTACGGAGGTATTTCCCCATCTATAAGCAAGAGGCTACGGGATTCAGACGAGGACAATTGTCAGAGTCCAGAATCGCCACATGGCGTGCCACGTGGATATTTAGCAGTTTATGTTGGGCCAGAACTTAGGAGATTTATAATTCCAACAAGTTATCTAAGTGACCCTTTGTTCAAAGTGTTACTTGAAAAAGTTGAGGAAGAGTTTGGGTTTGATCATAGTGGTGGGCTTACTATTCCTTGTGAGATTGAGACATTCAAGTttttgttgcaatgtatggagaAGCATCAGAGATGTGCCCCTGTTGATAATCATCACAATGGTTCTG ATGCAGGGATCATGGCCTGA
- the LOC132638814 gene encoding auxin-responsive protein SAUR76-like, translated as MTKGGKLTKIKSVLKKMQSFKLSRVNSINNTIMMTTSHNSSLDDDSYNSYDDNNNNNNLHPVYVGKSRRRYLVTSDVVDHPLFRELVERTGDSDDYVTVGCEVVLFEHLLWMLQNADPQPESLDELVEFYSC; from the coding sequence aTGACCAAAGGAGGCAAGCTTACAAAAATCAAGTCAGTCTTGAAGAAAATGCAATCTTTCAAACTTAGTCGTGTCAACAGCATCAACAACACAATCATGATGACCACCTCACACAATTCTTCCTTAGACGATGATTCGTATAATTCCTACGacgataacaacaacaacaataatttaCACCCCGTTTACGTTGGCAAATCGCGACGTAGGTACCTAGTTACATCTGATGTTGTCGATCACCCTCTTTTCCGGGAACTTGTTGAAAGGACCGGTGATTCGGATGACTATGTTACTGTTGGATGTGAAGTTGTTCTCTTTGAACATTTGCTATGGATGCTTCAAAATGCTGATCCTCAACCCGAGTCGTTGGATGAGCTCGTCGAGTTTTATTCCTGCTGA